A window of Misgurnus anguillicaudatus chromosome 3, ASM2758022v2, whole genome shotgun sequence genomic DNA:
cagcgtcacgagttctacaacagcgcttaggtgcccgcagatgcgcctgcctattaatcggcctaattttgcagcaaaatcggccaaagccgatttttaaaaatatgccaaaaatcggccaattaatcggccggccgataaatcggtcgacctctattTAAAACGGATAAGTTGAAGTGTTTTTTAGCCATttgttttggatattttacCAAATTGTTGCAACATAGAAAAGCTAAAATGATGACAGGAAGtatctttaaaattaaaaaaatattacatcAAGGATTGTCTGCACAATTATTAACCAAAAAGTAAGCCAAAACACTACTACTTGACAAGTTTTATTAATTGCTTTTGCCTATACATAATTTTCCAATAGACAGCTTTAATGGTATTTCGATACATATTGATACTGAAAATCCAAACCGATTCTAAAACTCATGTCCCACGAATCAATACTCCGTCACCAGCTGCGCATTCTCGACCTCTCTTTTTTCTTTCAAAcgacacgcacacacagcacGTGAACGCAGTGCCCAGCCAGTGTTCCTTGTTTCGTTCCCTCTAGTTTAACAATACAAGAAAGCCAAGCAAGAATGGTGTGTGGAGCGGAATTCCAGTCAAATAAACATGGTAAGCCGAAGGACACAAGTAAGCCAAAAATGCAAGTGTTGCTACAGAGCAATAAGCTAACGCCTCTAGCAAAGCACTTGAAGGACAGACACGCAGACATGTTTCAAGAGATGGATAATCATTAATAAGTATTAATTCTAAACTGCCCAAATTGTTTTTTATGCGTGTTGTCCTGTATTGGCCCGTAATTATTGGCGTTAACACAATCCCCTCAGAGTTATCGGAATAAGGAAATTCAGACAGCATTTTAGCAGACAAGAAAATACTTTGACTGGTCAAAAGTAAATTATCACACGTACTATTGTacacaaaaaatgtgtcatGTATTAACCCTCATGTCGGTTAGTGaggtttattttcacatttgcaCTATAATCTGTTTATCATATGaatgttaatgtattaactaacattaacgaacaaaaagcaatacatttgtttaagtagttgtttatcttttttactgtatatgttagATAATGTTAAGATACAAGTTTTGATTTTAATTAGTAAATGTATTAGAAAATGATGAAATGAACATTACATTAATACATGCTTTAGAGTATATTTCATTGTTAATCATTTTAACAAATGGACCATTACCATTCACTAGATAGTAAATTAGTTAGATAGATAAgtttactttaaaggggacatttcacaagactatttaaaatgtaaaataaatctttggtgtccccagagtacatgtgaagttttagctcaaaataccatatagataatttattaacatcttaaaattgcccctttgtaggtgtgagcaaaaatgtgccgttttgagtgtgtctgttaaaatgcaaattaactgatgaaatgcaaacactgatcacaatgatggtggctTGTTGAAaatgaaactcaattgtgctgtcaatttttttctctggagtaaatggcagtgccgtggttgaacagtgaagattaaggggcggtatttttaaaataagattcccttctgacatcacaaggggagacaaatttcaatgacctattttttcaacatgcttgcagagaatggtttaccaaaacttacaactttaccaaaacaaacaaagttacagggtagttcttttttctaggttgatagaagcactggggacccaattatagcacttaaaatttTCCTCAAGTGTGATAGGCCTATTTCTGTTATAGCATAAGACAGAAGCGGAGGAGAATAAATCTGCAATGACCTCGTAGtcatgttaaaaatgtaaaagttaaaattttaacCAGAAATGAGAAATTCCACTATAATTTACAAAGATCGCAAACTATTGGAATTGGTTcagaaatgtaaacattattGTGCTTTACAACTAAAACATCAACTCCACTGTTCAGCTTGACCTCTGTAATATTTTCTCAGCATTGTGTATCAACGAATATAGGTTTTGTTTGTGTTGGTCAGATATTTTTGCTACTTATTTTACAtgatatgaagagctcagatgcaaaacctggTAAGTGCATCTGATATGTTTTCTTATAATTAGCATTTTGATTCTGCCATCAAACCGGTATTTTCCCGTAATGACCCGAGGATTTGAAGCTGAAGTATTTGATGAAGGTATAATacgtgccaagagcattcggCTGATATTATCATCTCATTTTCGATGGAGGTggcatttagtggcttttggTAAGCGGTGATACGCGGTGCTTTAGCCCCTCAACtattagatcacttgcccattACGGCACTGTTTTCCACGgtctttgatttttttcttgtaattaaatcattaagtttCGTTAGAAAGAGAGCAGACACGaaaaactgaatgtgtctgcagCCTAAATCCAGTATGAGCTGAATGCGCTGTcaggttttatttattattgtcagAGCGTGTGAGGTGAGCTCACTGACAATGACGATGGCAGAAGCCTTGTGCTTActcattttgttacaatatacatttataatgtttattataagcgaaatcatttttgttgttgtgtttttcattaagAATAATTATAAACCCATAATTCAAGATGTGCTTTAAAGCACACagagagtagtattacatcctttatatttcCGAAGAgtatttagtttaatcagatttataaaagaaagattagctttactgattctttccgataacgtacaaaaaatgaagaaggaggagttactaccgcgggaggagcaggtacgagtcatgcaacactatacaacactttttaacttatgattcactacatgtttgtgtcatttatataatatgtcgtgccgatttccaacataagacgaagtcttacttaccacatgcaactcatgacccggttgggactttttaatgaaatccagcgcatcaaacacacacgcaaaactctgctgctaccccggataacaaactatatccatggTTTCCAtgaggctggctttcttctccttacatccaaaaacacacttcattcaagccattgttgagttttgaaattaaacaaagctgttgcATGatatgatgtttgtaagttctatcATCTCCCGCTGAATgatgggtgggcggggttttccaggagaagtgcccataaaaagactTGAttcgtatagaaacccctgaaacgtcagctggacccataatcgaaaaaaacttccagaaacttgtacaaaccctggcAAAGTCgatcggcacagaaatactctgtaaccatccaactgcttttttgacactttgcctacgtttagcacgAGGACACAACTCTTAAccagtgttaataagtcagaatgcatgaaataccattgaaccacccctttaaatgaAGGAAGAGCAGGTGTCACAGCTTGGGACTGGCAGACTTCCGTCAGAAGTAGCACACTGGCTTAAGCACTTTATTAAAACAATTGTTGCCCTTGCATTGCATGCGGAATCATAAGCGTTTTAACGCAGCTTACGCAAGCGCTGCTTAACAATTGCCTCTAATTCAAACGTGAAAATAAAATGCGTACGACTACATGCTCATTTATAAGCCCTTAGTGATTGGCGATAAACCGGCAGGTATGAGAAAAAATGGTCAACCTGTAGAGATTTTAGACTACCGTCTCTATTGAGGTTTAAGCAACAAAGTCAATTTGCTGTGCGCTCTACATACATATTGTTATCATTATATAAAAAGAATCCTAAAAAGAGTGATATAAGATtgtggtcatatcgcccacccctataagcccctcccacccaGTGATACACACGGATTAagttaaccggtgggaaaattcagTCACCGCCACATCCCTACAACTTTGACAAATGAATTTCAGGCCCTGCGTCCTGTTGGAGCctcacaaaaaatgtatttgccaACATAATATATCTGTGAATCAATGATCATCAGCATTTCTGAAGAAAAACATCATCACTGAATGATAGCAATTGGCTTTGAGATCAACTATTCACAAAAATCATCCATTAAACCAATTACTACAGTCCTGTTTGGTGGCCAAACAACTCATCGTACATCATGGATCTGTCTGTACTTTGGTGAGTTTAATTATAATGCTGAGTTGGTCCAATAAGCATCACATGCAGAAAATGCCAAAATAGCTGCGAACCACTTGCATCAATCCATTAGTAATGTACTCAGGGCTGGACAATATATCGACATCTATATTATGTTATACTATATTATGTGGTTTGGTTCAACGATCTTGATTGTGGCTTGCTAACTAAAAAAAAGCAAACCTTCAATATTTGGTCCCactttttaatctttgacatggccttacttagtcaatattaaatttattaaggttatattttgaCACAATGTTCGTTagattatgtaggatgattttacatagaacagtaaataaaacaatatgacTTTAGCTGGATTTGACTGGGCACAAGCCTGAGTAATAAGTAGTATGACCAAAAATAATAACGATGCTGGCATTTTAAACCCACGTTTACTATAAATGGTACACTTAAAGCAGATCAACGTTGCCAAGCATAGAAGTAAGTGGCAtgactgtttttttatttaatctagATTCTAAACAATTCAGAATGCTTTTCACATTTGAAGTTGTCAGTAAGTGTTTTAACATAATCATTCCAATAATGTGATTAAAATGGTCATCACAGTTGTTCTTACCTTTAGCCGTTTGACGACTTCATCATTACTGATTTTATCAGTAATCTCTTTGACTCCCAGCGGGTAGATGATCTTTCCGTCCCCAGCAGGTCTCTGCTGCTGAGGCTGTTGCGGGAACTCCATCATCTTTCTCCAGACACACGGTCCTCTACTGGCCTCTATGGGCAACAACACTAAAGTTCAGCGTACGAACCTACCACACCGCTTAAAAACCACCAAAAAACACTTCATGTGCTCCCGTATACTGCTATCTGGACGTTTAATTAACCCCCCTCAAAACGTAGAATGGCATGAAAACATTGCATGCGACCGTTATCGGAAATTTAAGCAATAAAAATGGGAAGCTAATGAAGCTAACGGCAGTACTAGCCTCATAGCTAATGAAACCCGCTCTGACACCCGCGCTTTTAtatagaaaaacaaatactattcAGACATTTAAAACGTACTCTGACAGGAGTGTGCATATAACTGGCGCTAGAAATAAATGCTCTTATTCAGAGAATAAAAGGAAATGTATAAAACACCTCGTGGAGTAAAATACCCATTTGAGCGGCTAATGGCCTAGCCGTCAGCTCAAGGCCTCAAACTATTCAACAAATATCCAGCCAACACTCACATTTGCCTGTTATAATAACAACCGCTGCATCATATTACCCCAAATGTATTCATTCCGGATTTCTCACTCGATACTACTCCCCGGCGACCCTTACCCCCAACTTAAGATGCTAGGATATCTTAATTGTTTACTTGTTTTCTCTGTATAAGTTCACTCAGCGAGGCAAACACCGACCACCAACTTGACCATCCCACATAAAACTATGTACAATAAACTCCCTCAAGCAAGCACGGTCGCCTAACAAACTCCTACAAACAAATCCCCGATCATTACCTCACGTATAAGTCGTTGTTTTAATTCATGGGTCAGGTTCGGGTTCAGGTTTGGATGTTTTTTTAGTTTCGGGCACAAAGCTCCGTCTCTTTCATACAGGGATGTATGAACGTCCGCGCGTGGAAAATGGAGACGGATCGCCCCCGTTGGATGAAAGTCGGTATTACAACTCAGTATGGAGGGAGAAACATTACCGTATATATCAAAAACGAAGCGCCCATTAATGTGCTTTGACGTAAACAATATGAAACGTACACGATTGcagacatttaaatataaaacatttatgccactatgaatataaaatcAGAACATACAAGTTCAGTCAACAATATCATAAAgttgagtttttttattaacaacatttatGAATGTGAACTTTGACCAAAATGATTGTGAAGGatgattaaataaatgtatgaatgATCTGATTAAATTAAAGCACACTGATTAAATTATGCACTTTACTGTACGTCaaaaaatgcctaaatgtaattTACCGTACATGTCAGAATAGACGCGCCATTTTGGCTCCTCACCAGTGTTTACGGCAAAATgccataaatgtaaaatattttataatgtttttaaaatgtgagTGCAAAATCTTGAGTTGTCTGTTTTTTATCTGTTATCTAATATTAGCTATATTTTAGTATAATTTAATAGTTCTCATGGAAATCAATACCGTGGGGTAAATATTGCccttaaataaatacaaattataaataattaattaaatacttattatttgaaaatattagCAGTTCAAAATAAGcgtaaatattaaataattttatactGAGTATTCTGTCTTGGACAAAAGCGTTTGCTAAATGCAAAGCACAACACACATGTTCATGTTCCAGCCGCTTGAGGCGCTGCAGGATTTTTGGTCTCCGTGGAGAGTTGTTTGACTCGTTTTCTTCTACTTTCTTTTCATTTAGCAAAACAGTAAACAGTGGCTCGATTGCAGGTGTTCTGTAAACCTGGAACAGCAGAATgccaaagaaaaagaaaaacggACAAAGTCCCTCGCGTGGTGCGATGAAGGGAAGCGGTCCCGAGATTCGAACACACGGGACGTTCGGATCTGCTGTGACCCAGGCGGACTCATCATGGGGCAATAGCAACTTTGGTTCCACGCTTTCCATGAGCGGCCAGTCGGGATCTCAAAGACGAGACGAAATCATCCAGAGCATGCAAGAAATGTTTTCAGATCTTGATCCTGAAGTTATTTACATGGTGCTCTCAGAGGCAGATTTTAAAGGTGAATGGATTAATGTCATCTATTACTGTAATTTTTGCACGTGATAGAGGTTAATtagaattattttattattcattttgaGAGACACAAACAGTAAGTCCTAGTATAGACTAGTTTATAATATGCACGCAGCAGATATGAATTAAATGTGGATACATGTATTActatagtattttataacatgCGTAGTGTGACAATACTTCGTATGCCATGATGATGTTTTAATTTCCCCAAACTACATATGGTGCTTACTTTTGAatcagttttaaaatatttacttaatacagtgattttacttcattttttttttgcattagtGGAGAATGCAATGGATTCTCTGTTGGTGCTGTCAGATGCAGTTGATGATGGCATGGCCCCGCCCCCTCCTCGTGTCTCAGGGTTTGAGGAGGCCGCTGCTCTCCTGGGAACAGCACAGAGCATTGCCAGTTCAAACCAGCCTGCATCCCAAACACAGCATAGCCTTGATGAAACGCACCTCACAGAAGATTTTGATACGCTATTAGATCGAGAACTTGCAACTTTTGCACCACGGCAAACACAAGCTAGTTCACTAATGTCTTCCATACCTCTCTCAGCTCTCCCCCCTCCATCTCAGTCAATCCCCCTCTCCTCTCTGCCTCGAAAATCCCAAACTCATATATCTCCTCctcaaactctatcagagggtGAACAGTTAAACCAGGAGGGCAACACTAAATGTGGTTCTGTGACTGAACAAACCGCCTACTCCAACCCCAGGCTCAGTGAGGCCTCTGGTGGTAGTTCACCAGTGGGTGAATTAAGTTTCGGTGGGGGTCGTATTTCAGAGCAGAAAAACGTATCTCTTGACTTTAGTCACCTAACATTGGAGGCCAGCTCAACTGAACCACGGCCCTCTGCCTTTCATGTCTATCGCAGACCTGAACAGCTTCATAACCACACAAGGGTTTCTGCAGTGAGCCAACATAATGAAGCGCTCCACACACCAGCCATGTTCTGGAACGCTCAGGCAACTGAGTTTCATCCTCGAAGCGCTGGGCCGGCCTTTATCACACCTGTCATTCCCAATCCCACTCCCTGGAACATGAACCCCATTCCTGCTGCTCAGTGGTTGGCTCAAAGACCTATGAGACAACCTCCACTAAAACCCTCTGCAACAGTACCACAGTCATGGACTCTACCCCCAAAAAACCGACTCAAATTGGAGGGGCACGTGCTGGTGTTACTTAGAGGGGCTCCTGGATCCGGCAAAACCACCCTTGCCCTGTAAGCAAGAAGGAAGACATCTGGCATAAGGGTTTTCTTTTTTAGTGTTTTCATACATAATGGCATTATTTAGAGATTAGACTACATTTCATTAGGGGGAGTTGTAAAAACCTCTCCTAGGAATGGTGTTTGGAGTCCTGGGATttcgtttttaaattaaatggtcTTCGATTaaattgtgaccctgcctgtaaaaaaaactagctgaatgtgatttactgtttttttttttctttaatattgactgagtaaggccgtGTCAAAATTGAAATTTAGGTGATTGAGATCAATCTGGTTGAACCTGGATATCAAAGGCAGGGTCACATTAGATGGGTATCAGTTTTGGACCGGTCATTAAAAACCGTTGTGCCATGTTAACTAGTGGTTAATTCATTTTTCCAGCTACTTATCAGCCccattttcaaaatatacatttgtCTTAATTATAAAGCATGTCGGTTTGTTGTAtggtttctgtctgtctttgttgtCCAGTGCTATGCTGGATCAGAACCCAGGAGGAGTCGTTTTGAGCACCGATGACTATTTTACTCGAAATGGACAGTACTATTATGAGCTGAATTTACTAGGAGAGGCCCATGAGTGGAATCACCAGAGAGGTGAGTTATACACAAGGCCAAGCCAATACAGACTGAACGATTGGTTTGCAATTACTAACACAACAATAAGTTTAGTGTACTGTTTGACAGCCTGTGATCTTTGAACTTTGATCCTCATGCAGTGTCTTTCTAGTGATCAATCTGTACAAACTTTTCAGCAAAAGAGGCTTTTGAAAAAGGCCAAACACCCATCATAATAGACAACACCAATATGCAATGTTGGGAGATGAAACCATACGTTGCCATGGTGAGCAgttgataataaaatatattattaaataaggTACAGTATCAGCTATGACAGTatgctatatttatttatattgtaaaagatttgctattattttgaatgGTATTTTAAAGTCTTGTACGCCCTTTCTTGTTACATACTTACAGTGTGGCATGCTATTGAGTTAGCACCAACATGTAACACACAGACTCACTTGTTCATTGTGCTCACCATAAGCTTTTACTTTTCATGGCACAAAAATACAGGTACAAGGTGCTGTTTCGTGAGCCAGATACCTGGTGGAAAGCAAAACCCAGAGAGCTGGAGAAGTATGTTAGACATGACCACAAATAAGAATTCACCGCATTTAACACACTTTTGCAAACATCCTTTGAAAACTACATGAGTACTAATTTATGCACTGTTGCAATCTGTATTAACAGTTTTAAAGTCCCTATAAAGTCAGATGTTAAATGTGTTttgagtttgtcacaccacagaaaaaattGTTATTGACAACCCAAACTAATTTGAATGATGACAAAAAagccaagtaaataaaataaattataaaaattttgGAAAATAGGCAGCATTTTCTACTATCAAGCGGTGGGGGCATGTCCACTGTCtgcgctgaaaccacgcccactcgcaGGAAAGCTGCCATCTCTCTCAACGTTCAAATACCTCTACAAATTGAATGGTTGTAATTATGTAAGTGCCGGGGCCATGTGCGGTGGCTCAAGTGCGTCATCGAGCCACCATTTTTGGTGCTGAACACAAGTGCTGAACACAAGTGCTGAACTTAGAAACAGTGAAAATTGTTTAATGATGTTACACTGCAATTCACTACATAGTTCAAGAttgactttacagggactttaaaTTAATAAACCACCCTTGAAGTATGAATAACAAAGACTAATGTGTGACTGCAATATTTAGCTTTAAATAATATTCAGTcacaaatgttaatttcatatattttttctctctttgtAAAGACGTACAAGACACCAAGTAACAAAAGAAAAGATCCGACGTATGCTGGATCGGTATGACCGATTTGTCTCTGTCCAGAGCATCATGTATTCACAAAGACCAGAACCTGTACCAAGTGTTGtggatttaactcaaactgatgCTGGCCAACCACAGTGAGCACAtgcattacatttatgttattgaTGATTTGTTATGTcatactgtattgttttttttagcaatgtcTGTACATGAAGACAATAAATGGAGAATGTTTCAATCTTTTCCTTTCATTCCCTTCAGGCAGTCTTTACCACCTGGCATCAGTCATCCTGATCTTGTAGGTGACTCTGGGTTCAGCAAACTGAACCCATATCTTTCCTCATCTATGCCTGATGTGTCCTCTGTGAGACAGACTTTTAGTCCAGTTTCCAAAGGTGAAGAAGAAGGTGAAACGGCATCCTTTAGTTCCAAAGAGCCCATTTTGTTTGGTGAGAACACTGTGGAAGGATCTGGGACACAGCAGTTGGACCTGCTTGATGGAGAAGGGTTGGACTTTGAGCTAGATGGCTGTCTTGTGGACAGCGGGACAACTAAAGAGAGATTAATGGAGCAGCCTGTAGCCTTTTCTGAATCCATTGCTCAGCGAGTAAAGAGGGACAGAGCGTATGATAGAAAAGTATTGGGAGTAAACACTATTGATCAACCTGTAAACTTTGACCCCAAGGATGAGTCTTCAGGGCAGGATAAGGAGGAGGGATGTGAAGAGGAGCCTCTTTCTGAGGATAATGTTGTACGACCAGAGCTGTTGGATTTTGTGGGAGACTGGCCTTTGGAATCTCAAAGCCAACGCCAAGGTAGATGTCAGACTGCAAGGAATGACTCTGTAAAGAAAATGGAAATGGAATCTAGTGCAGTGGAAGAAAGAGAGAATGTTTCCTCTTCTGAGGACGAGCAATCTAGTCCTGACAAACTGAATCAGATTTCAGAATTTCAGAAACTTATAGATCTTTTGCAAGGTGGAGGTAATCCATCTCCAGGTCCTAGTAAGCCGACTCCTCAGAACTCCCAATTTTTGGGTGAAAGAGAGGAGGACTTGAACCTGGAGACTATGTCCTGGTCTGAACTCCCTGACTGTGTGCAGAAGTTCTCGGAGTGCACTGACCCAAGCAATGATTTGTTCAATTCTGGAAGAAAACAAAAGGAAGAATTGATTGAGCAGTTGACTCAAGTGTCTGCTGAAGAGGACACAGGCATGCACACACAGGACAAGGTTGAGGAAGACAAGACTCTGTTGTCAGAGGATAAAAGCAGCATGAGCCCCAACATCCAAGAATCTCATTGTGTAAGGGCTGGTGTAGAAACTGATAGCAGTATAGAGAGGCGAAGAGGGCTTAGTCGAAGAATAGGAAAACCTTGTAAATTGGCACTTACCTTTACCAATCAAAGCCCTTCTTCACCCCCCTCACAATCTCCATTTATTTCACATCTATCCCCCGGTCTTACACCTTCAGGAGAAACACCTTCATTGCATATGGCGTCATGTTCCAGTGCTTCAACTCAAACACACCCTCAAGACTTTGCTGTGCTTTGGCGAATTGATCAGCGAAAATGTTTTGCAGTATCCTCAGATTTTACTTGTAAGGGTGTGGTCATTTTGGAGGGTAACCCTTTGCGTTTCACTCCAAAAACGATTGAAGAGCCGTCTGCCTGCCAGCAGGGTGTGCCATACCGCGTAGTTCACGAGAAAGGGTGTCAGGTGGAAGAGAACGACGTTAGGGAGTCACACTCCAAACAGCACAACCTTGAGATCCTCAGCCTCCATTTCAGACGCGTCTCCATGGAAATCCTGGAGGACCTTTATGAGAAGTGCCATCAAGATCTGGAGTGGACAACTAATTTGTTGCTAGACTCAGGAGAACGGCTATATAAAGAAGATGAAGAGGAGGCTGACTTGGGGTGTTTAGTTCCTGTGGAAGCGTCGAGTGATTACAGACATGGGGAGAAAGTGTCATCCATAGAAACGTCAGAAACGGCAATAGCCACAGATGTCCAACCAACCAGAGATGCTTGCAAACCAGATTCGTGCTTTGATGAGCCGAATGTGGAAGACTCCTGCAACAGTTCAGCAAGTAGCGTCAGTCCCAAGTCCCAAGAAACAAACCTCAGTGACCTGAGCCAAGCTGATGATGATTGGAGCACTGGACAAAGTTCACAAAGTGAAGCCGAAGGTTCAGATGAGGGTGTAAGCATGAAAACTGAGAAATGTGAGCCCTCCAATGTACATCAACCAACAGTAGACACTAAAGAGGACAACCCAGATCTGCAAGGTCAAGATCAGGAAGAAACATTAGTAACAGAAAGTGGGAAAACTCACCAATGCCTGGAGGGAGCGTTGGGGGCATGGGGTGAGGAGGAGGGAGGGGAGAATGTAAAGGAAGAGGAAGAGACGAGAACAGAAGTGGATGCCATAACACAGTCAATCTTGCATCAGGTTGTTGAAATGGAGCGCAGAGAGGCAGAAGAGAGGAAGGAACGTGAAAAGGAGAGAAGGAGGACAGACCAAGAGAAGAGAGATCCAAAATCAATGGACATTCAAACCCTGGAACTGAAACTTCCAACTGAACTTGCACTGCAGCTTACTGAGCTGTTTGGACCTGTTGGGGTCAGCCCAGGTAACCAATAACCAattattctgtctgtctgtctgtcttttcatATA
This region includes:
- the n4bp2 gene encoding NEDD4-binding protein 2 isoform X2, with the protein product MPKKKKNGQSPSRGAMKGSGPEIRTHGTFGSAVTQADSSWGNSNFGSTLSMSGQSGSQRRDEIIQSMQEMFSDLDPEVIYMVLSEADFKVENAMDSLLVLSDAVDDGMAPPPPRVSGFEEAAALLGTAQSIASSNQPASQTQHSLDETHLTEDFDTLLDRELATFAPRQTQASSLMSSIPLSALPPPSQSIPLSSLPRKSQTHISPPQTLSEGEQLNQEGNTKCGSVTEQTAYSNPRLSEASGGSSPVGELSFGGGRISEQKNVSLDFSHLTLEASSTEPRPSAFHVYRRPEQLHNHTRVSAVSQHNEALHTPAMFWNAQATEFHPRSAGPAFITPVIPNPTPWNMNPIPAAQWLAQRPMRQPPLKPSATVPQSWTLPPKNRLKLEGHVLVLLRGAPGSGKTTLALAMLDQNPGGVVLSTDDYFTRNGQYYYELNLLGEAHEWNHQRAKEAFEKGQTPIIIDNTNMQCWEMKPYVAMAQKYRYKVLFREPDTWWKAKPRELEKRTRHQVTKEKIRRMLDRYDRFVSVQSIMYSQRPEPVPSVVDLTQTDAGQPQQSLPPGISHPDLVGDSGFSKLNPYLSSSMPDVSSVRQTFSPVSKGEEEGETASFSSKEPILFGENTVEGSGTQQLDLLDGEGLDFELDGCLVDSGTTKERLMEQPVAFSESIAQRVKRDRAYDRKVLGVNTIDQPVNFDPKDESSGQDKEEGCEEEPLSEDNVVRPELLDFVGDWPLESQSQRQGRCQTARNDSVKKMEMESSAVEERENVSSSEDEQSSPDKLNQISEFQKLIDLLQGGGNPSPGPSKPTPQNSQFLGEREEDLNLETMSWSELPDCVQKFSECTDPSNDLFNSGRKQKEELIEQLTQVSAEEDTGMHTQDKVEEDKTLLSEDKSSMSPNIQESHCVRAGVETDSSIERRRGLSRRIGKPCKLALTFTNQSPSSPPSQSPFISHLSPGLTPSGETPSLHMASCSSASTQTHPQDFAVLWRIDQRKCFAVSSDFTCKGVVILEGNPLRFTPKTIEEPSACQQGVPYRVVHEKGCQVEENDVRESHSKQHNLEILSLHFRRVSMEILEDLYEKCHQDLEWTTNLLLDSGERLYKEDEEEADLGCLVPVEASSDYRHGEKVSSIETSETAIATDVQPTRDACKPDSCFDEPNVEDSCNSSASSVSPKSQETNLSDLSQADDDWSTGQSSQSEAEGSDEGVSMKTEKCEPSNVHQPTVDTKEDNPDLQGQDQEETLVTESGKTHQCLEGALGAWGEEEGGENVKEEEETRTEVDAITQSILHQVVEMERREAEERKEREKERRRTDQEKRDPKSMDIQTLELKLPTELALQLTELFGPVGVSPGAFSPDDCAVQIDLNLAKLLHQKWKETIQEKHRHAALSYQLLQETGSRDQSLLGEEVPFMDHWSMSCAPISLRNIMIEEQVMQDCIEKSRTSRKDLDKKDSAAKLKENQLFSMFPTIDRHFLGDLFRDHNYSLEQTEQFLHALLDDGPVKNVVASEPASQRNGTSRAQSKERRVKPRDAQEDAAQFQDTEDPEYKDFRTEALLHKQRQIESFNKAAEAHRQRRKDVASFYAQQGRMHGEKMREANHLAAMQIFERVNASLLPENILDLHGLHVDEAIHHLIKVLDDKTSEWHQGLCGPQLSVITGKGNHSQGGVARIRPAVLDYLKTHHYSYTEPKTGLVLVTLH